A window from Temnothorax longispinosus isolate EJ_2023e chromosome 1, Tlon_JGU_v1, whole genome shotgun sequence encodes these proteins:
- the LOC139808172 gene encoding mpv17-like protein, with translation MRTIFVKFREISQKYPIVRGMASYSIIWPSACLLQQKIMGKEEFNYAEAVRFSLFGSLYVAPTLYCWLRCASYFWPKANLKSAITKALIEQVTYGPAAMCSFFFGMSLLELKPVSECVDEVKIKFWPTYKIAICVWPILQTINFILIPERNRVVYVSVCSLVWTCFLAYMKSIEGKRKQELADNVNSKMITDKAQANERAGHMQIPLLR, from the exons ATGCGCACCATATTCGTAAAATTCCGCGAGATCTCGCAGAAATACCCGATTGTTCGAGGCATGGCATCCTACTCGATTATATGGCCCTCCGCGTGTCTGTTACAACAAAAGATAATGGGGAAAGAAGAGTTTAATTACGCGGAGGCCGTGCGATTCAGTCTATTCGGCAGTCTTTACGTAGCACCCACACTGTACTGCTGGCTGAGATGCGCGTCTTATTTCTGGCCGAAGGCGAATTTGAAGTCTGCAATCACTaag GCTTTGATTGAACAAGTTACGTACGGCCCCGCAGCTATGTGTTCCTTCTTCTTTGGCATGAGCCTTCTTGAATTAAAGCCAGTTTCGGAATGCGTTGACGAGGTCAAAATTAAGTTTTGGCCGACATACAAG ATTGCCATTTGCGTATGGCCAATTCTACAAACTATCAATTTTATCCTAATCCCGGAGCGAAATCGTGTTGTGTACGTCAGCGTATGCAGTTTAGTCTGGACATGTTTCCTTGCATATATGAAATCTATCGAAGGGAAGCGGAAGCAGGAGCTGGCAGATAATGTTAATTCCAAGATGATAACGGATAAAGCGCAAGCCAACGAGAGAGCCGGTCATATGCAGATTCCTCTACTACGATGA